A single window of Cellulomonas sp. NTE-D12 DNA harbors:
- a CDS encoding DivIVA domain-containing protein, protein MSDGMFRTVSSVRRGYDPDEVDEFFSHARSMYEQGPAGGLSGKDVRRVSFSMIRGGYVTAAVDAALDRLEAAFVARSRADFVAQRGQEAWLAHLGEQARTLYGRLGRPDGDRFAPPEGRQPGYEPADVDELCHRLVAYFDTGAPLTAAEVRNATFRSRSGKNGYDEASVDAFFGRAVEVLLGVE, encoded by the coding sequence GTGAGCGACGGGATGTTCCGCACGGTCTCCAGCGTGCGGCGCGGGTACGACCCGGACGAGGTCGACGAGTTCTTCTCGCACGCGCGGTCGATGTACGAGCAGGGGCCCGCGGGGGGCCTGTCCGGCAAGGACGTCCGCCGGGTCTCGTTCTCGATGATCCGTGGCGGGTACGTGACCGCGGCGGTCGACGCCGCCCTCGACCGCCTGGAGGCGGCGTTCGTGGCGCGGTCCCGTGCCGACTTCGTCGCCCAGCGGGGCCAGGAGGCGTGGCTGGCGCACCTCGGCGAGCAGGCGCGCACGCTGTACGGCCGGCTGGGCCGTCCCGACGGTGACCGGTTCGCGCCGCCGGAGGGGCGTCAGCCAGGGTACGAGCCGGCCGATGTCGACGAGCTCTGCCACCGGTTGGTCGCCTACTTCGACACGGGCGCGCCGCTGACCGCCGCAGAGGTGCGCAACGCCACCTTCCGCTCGCGCAGCGGCAAGAACGGGTACGACGAGGCCTCGGTCGACGCGTTCTTCGGTCGCGCCGTCGAGGTGCTGCTCGGCGTCGAGTGA